One region of Caldisericaceae bacterium genomic DNA includes:
- a CDS encoding purine/pyrimidine permease has translation MAEEQFKETRVVPWPVDSYPPWGFSILAGFQHVFTLFGATTLVPILFSQAMGMDPQQTGILIATVYMVMGIATLLQIDSRIGSGLPIVQGSSFSFIPPVLAIFDNVKKGGGGVNEMMTAMGSALFYGGIYELIVGYSGLIGLLKKVITPVVIGPTIMLIGFSLAPVAVNAASSFWPVSIGGVILIFIFALIVKNSKINSFPVFLAVVVLYLFALLGTLVKWFPEGHPMFINFKSIAEAPWIVWPRPLRYGNIFKFDAFAFAAILAAYTSSMIESFGDYHSISYASGLPDPTPQMISKGIGSEGLGCIISGVLGGVGSTSYTENIGVVALTGIASRRVIRTGAVILLILGFLWKLGTIIGTMPTPIIGAAYLSLFGLIGALGVQVFARADVTSVRNLMILGFSFLFGLGLPSIIQAHPIVISGAPWLANILNGIFRTSMAVGGITAGILDNIIPGTEKERGIGIR, from the coding sequence ATGGCTGAAGAACAATTTAAAGAAACAAGAGTCGTGCCATGGCCGGTAGATTCTTATCCACCATGGGGGTTTTCGATTTTGGCTGGTTTCCAGCATGTGTTTACACTTTTTGGTGCAACAACACTTGTTCCTATACTCTTTTCACAGGCAATGGGAATGGATCCACAACAAACAGGTATTCTCATTGCAACAGTTTACATGGTAATGGGTATTGCAACCCTTTTACAGATCGATTCAAGAATTGGTAGCGGTCTTCCTATTGTTCAAGGTTCCTCTTTCTCTTTTATTCCACCGGTTTTAGCAATTTTTGACAATGTTAAAAAAGGTGGCGGTGGTGTAAATGAGATGATGACCGCCATGGGGAGTGCACTATTCTACGGTGGTATCTATGAGTTAATTGTAGGATACTCAGGTTTAATAGGCTTACTCAAAAAAGTAATTACTCCAGTTGTAATTGGGCCTACTATAATGTTAATAGGGTTTAGCTTAGCACCTGTTGCGGTTAATGCGGCATCAAGTTTCTGGCCTGTTTCAATTGGTGGCGTTATTCTTATCTTTATCTTTGCTCTGATTGTGAAGAATAGTAAAATTAACTCTTTCCCCGTCTTCCTTGCAGTTGTTGTGCTCTATCTATTTGCTTTACTTGGAACTCTTGTAAAGTGGTTCCCTGAAGGACATCCAATGTTTATCAACTTCAAGTCAATTGCAGAAGCTCCGTGGATTGTTTGGCCCAGACCTCTTAGGTATGGTAATATTTTCAAGTTCGATGCTTTTGCATTTGCAGCGATTTTAGCTGCTTACACTTCATCTATGATTGAATCTTTCGGTGATTACCACAGTATAAGTTATGCATCTGGTTTACCTGATCCAACTCCTCAGATGATTTCAAAAGGAATAGGATCAGAAGGTTTAGGGTGTATTATTTCAGGTGTATTAGGTGGAGTTGGTTCTACTTCTTATACGGAAAATATTGGAGTTGTCGCTCTTACTGGTATTGCATCGAGAAGGGTTATTAGGACTGGAGCTGTAATTCTTCTCATACTTGGATTTTTGTGGAAACTTGGCACAATTATTGGAACAATGCCAACACCAATTATCGGTGCGGCATATCTTTCACTGTTTGGTTTGATAGGTGCTCTTGGTGTTCAAGTTTTCGCAAGAGCAGATGTAACATCTGTAAGGAACCTTATGATTCTTGGATTTTCATTCCTCTTTGGGCTTGGTTTACCTTCAATTATCCAAGCACATCCAATTGTTATTTCTGGAGCACCATGGCTTGCAAACATACTTAATGGTATTTTCCGAACAAGCATGGCTGTTGGAGGTATAACAGCTGGAATTCTTGATAATATAATTCCTGGAACAGAGAAGGAAAGAGGTATAGGAATAAGATAG